Proteins encoded together in one Flavobacterium keumense window:
- a CDS encoding TonB-dependent receptor plug domain-containing protein, translating into MKKIKKIIFALLLVVNYTNAQTTLTGKILNYKNKPVQGAVMYLDSVETKVVSNKLGEFSLVVPENVKNIKVHSKKYGWLSSAYAKETKMDFMYLAPAPSEDKLVTPPNGLKPEKDKNTVSYRTIYDMIRGRIAGVVVQPDNTIIIRGINSIKNNAEPLFIVDGNVVSSIDFIVPNEVKSITVLKDAEASIYGSRGASGVLVIKLKNE; encoded by the coding sequence ATGAAAAAAATTAAAAAAATAATCTTCGCATTGTTGTTAGTTGTAAATTATACGAATGCACAAACAACGCTTACGGGAAAGATACTGAATTATAAAAACAAACCTGTTCAGGGAGCTGTTATGTATTTGGACTCAGTAGAAACCAAGGTAGTGAGCAATAAATTAGGAGAATTTAGTTTAGTCGTTCCAGAGAATGTGAAAAACATAAAAGTACATTCTAAAAAATACGGTTGGTTAAGCAGTGCCTATGCCAAAGAAACAAAAATGGACTTTATGTATTTAGCTCCTGCTCCATCTGAGGATAAATTGGTTACTCCTCCCAATGGTTTAAAACCAGAAAAAGACAAGAATACGGTTTCTTATCGAACCATTTATGATATGATTAGAGGTAGAATTGCTGGCGTGGTTGTTCAGCCAGATAATACGATAATTATTAGAGGAATTAATTCTATTAAAAACAATGCAGAACCATTGTTTATTGTAGATGGGAATGTGGTTTCAAGCATTGATTTTATTGTACCCAATGAGGTAAAAAGTATCACTGTTTTAAAAGATGCCGAAGCCTCTATTTATGGTTCAAGAGGTGCGAGTGGAGTGCTAGTGATCAAGCTGAAAAATGAATAG
- a CDS encoding DUF6377 domain-containing protein, whose translation MKKELDQTLENEPLYLNKKNSAINQLKSRLRSSSSNEIRYSLNEKLYDEYKSYQSDSALVYAKRSLNSAYKNQNNIQINKAQLNLASILGTLGMYNQALEILNSMEPKVIPELKGEFYWTKRIIYGGLSSYANDTEEKNKYNRLGDHYRDKAILNLPKNSIGFVLALSGQFLSQKKYNQAINLLLPYFNKTPKTDPNRAVIDYLISENYKAKKDKTQEKKWLALSAISDLELVKKENISLRELAFILYEEGDIESAYEYIKRSLDDAVFCNSKLRTYEISKMLPIINETYEAKNKSAKSQLIVFLISASVLSLFLLAVLILLFKQMKKLAKAQKNVESANNQLSLLNEQLQSFNTKLNQTNSELAETSLLKEIYIGRYMDQCSIYIGKMEEYSQKLKVMATAGKVNDLVSTVKSKAFIDKELKEFYTQFDQTFMLLFPTFIEEFKSLLTEPDSIQIKKGELLNPELRIFALIRLGIKDSAKIAEFLRYSASTIYNYRSQIKNKAKGPREQFEMEVLLIGSSKKEAN comes from the coding sequence TTGAAAAAAGAACTAGACCAAACACTTGAGAATGAACCTTTGTACTTAAACAAAAAAAATAGCGCAATCAATCAGCTCAAAAGTCGTCTTCGTTCTTCGTCATCCAATGAAATCCGCTATTCGCTCAACGAAAAATTATACGATGAGTACAAATCCTATCAGTCGGATTCGGCCTTGGTATATGCTAAAAGAAGTTTGAATAGTGCCTATAAAAATCAAAACAACATTCAAATAAACAAAGCCCAACTCAATTTGGCTTCGATTCTAGGTACACTCGGAATGTACAATCAGGCTTTGGAAATTCTCAACTCAATGGAACCTAAAGTAATTCCAGAGTTAAAAGGAGAATTCTACTGGACAAAAAGAATCATTTATGGAGGACTTTCGAGTTATGCTAATGATACAGAAGAAAAAAACAAATACAATCGCTTGGGAGACCACTATCGGGACAAGGCTATACTCAATTTGCCTAAAAATTCAATTGGATTTGTTCTCGCATTATCTGGACAATTTCTGTCTCAAAAAAAATACAATCAGGCTATTAATTTGTTGCTCCCGTATTTTAATAAAACACCAAAAACCGACCCAAACAGAGCCGTGATTGACTATCTAATATCTGAAAATTACAAAGCTAAAAAAGACAAAACGCAAGAGAAAAAATGGTTAGCACTTTCTGCTATTTCGGATTTGGAATTGGTTAAAAAAGAAAACATTTCGCTACGAGAACTCGCTTTTATATTGTATGAAGAAGGCGACATTGAATCGGCTTACGAGTACATTAAACGTTCTTTGGACGACGCTGTTTTTTGTAATTCGAAACTGCGAACCTACGAAATTTCAAAGATGTTACCCATCATCAACGAAACGTATGAGGCTAAAAACAAATCGGCTAAATCCCAGTTGATTGTTTTTTTAATTAGCGCGAGTGTACTTTCATTATTTTTATTAGCTGTTTTGATTTTGCTTTTTAAGCAAATGAAAAAATTGGCCAAAGCCCAGAAAAATGTTGAATCGGCTAACAACCAACTTTCCTTACTAAACGAACAATTACAAAGTTTTAATACAAAACTAAATCAAACAAATTCTGAATTAGCCGAAACGAGTTTGCTCAAAGAGATTTATATTGGTCGCTATATGGATCAATGCTCCATCTATATTGGAAAAATGGAAGAATATAGCCAAAAACTAAAGGTGATGGCTACCGCAGGAAAAGTAAATGACTTGGTGAGCACTGTCAAATCAAAAGCATTTATTGATAAGGAACTGAAAGAATTCTATACCCAATTTGATCAAACCTTTATGTTGCTTTTTCCAACATTTATTGAGGAATTTAAGAGCCTTCTAACAGAGCCTGATAGTATTCAAATCAAAAAAGGAGAATTACTTAATCCTGAGTTACGTATTTTTGCTCTAATTCGTTTGGGAATAAAAGACAGTGCTAAGATTGCCGAATTCTTGCGCTACTCTGCCTCTACCATTTACAACTATCGTTCCCAAATAAAGAACAAGGCAAAAGGGCCTCGAGAACAGTTTGAAATGGAAGTGTTGTTGATTGGAAGTTCAAAAAAAGAAGCTAACTAA
- a CDS encoding glycoside hydrolase family 3 protein, producing MKKQIVLPALLMLLGTQMEAQKKWSETPKGSFHLIENKGGQTLGYSPKSGVKILTIDGLAFKDLNKNGKLDSYEDWRKPVAERAKDLASKMTVDQIAGLMLYSRHQSVPAQAGGYFAGTYNGKPFPESGAKPYDLSDQQKAFLTTDNLRHVLMTSVENPTVSALWNNNVQELVEGIGMGIPANNSSDPRHGANKDSEYNAGSGGAISQWPEELGLAATFDPAVTAQFGEIAAKEYRALGITTALSPQIDLATEPRWNRFVGTFGEDPKLATDMARAYVDGFQSSPKPIAAYEGWGNQSVNAMIKHWPSGGPEEGGRDGHFAYGKFAVYPGNNFEMHLKTFIDGAFKLNGGTKKASAVMPYYTISYNQDKKYGENVGNGFSKYIVTDLLRNKYGYDGVVCTDWLITGDEGKTPDVFAGKSWGTEKMTIAERHYKVMMAGVDQFGGNNDIKPVLEAYQMGVKEHGEVAMRSRFERSAVRLLLNVFRVGLFENAYLDPEQTKAIVGKPEFMKAGYEAQLKSIVLIKNQNKTLPIAKGKTVYVPKRTTPPGINFFGFPTPEKTEYPVNLELIKKYYNVTDDPAKADFAMVFIKSPVSNGYSRADREAGGNGYMPISLQLKDYTAVDARAQSIAAGDPVVDPTITNRSYLNKTSKSNSYPDLNTILETKKAMNGKPVVIAITVSNPMVFGEFEKEVHAIVGEFGVQTEALLDIVSGKTEPSGLLPLQMPIDMTTVEKQLEDVPHDMIPYRDSNGNVYDFGFGLNWNGVIKDARTEKYSVKK from the coding sequence ATGAAAAAACAAATTGTATTACCTGCTTTGTTAATGCTCCTTGGAACACAAATGGAAGCACAAAAAAAATGGTCTGAAACTCCCAAAGGAAGTTTTCATCTTATTGAAAATAAAGGTGGACAAACTTTAGGGTATTCGCCAAAATCTGGAGTGAAGATCTTGACTATTGATGGATTAGCCTTCAAAGATTTGAATAAAAATGGAAAATTAGACAGTTACGAAGATTGGCGAAAACCCGTAGCAGAACGTGCCAAAGATTTGGCTAGTAAAATGACTGTAGATCAAATAGCAGGATTAATGCTATACAGTCGTCATCAATCGGTTCCAGCACAAGCGGGAGGGTATTTTGCAGGAACGTATAACGGCAAACCTTTTCCAGAAAGTGGTGCCAAACCCTATGATTTGTCCGACCAACAAAAAGCATTTTTAACTACCGATAATTTGCGTCACGTTTTAATGACTTCGGTAGAAAACCCAACGGTTTCGGCGCTTTGGAACAATAACGTACAAGAATTAGTAGAAGGTATTGGAATGGGAATTCCAGCTAATAATAGCTCTGACCCACGACACGGTGCCAATAAAGATTCCGAATACAACGCGGGTTCAGGTGGTGCTATTTCGCAATGGCCAGAAGAATTAGGTCTTGCCGCTACTTTTGATCCAGCTGTTACAGCACAATTTGGTGAAATTGCCGCTAAAGAGTACCGTGCCTTAGGGATTACGACAGCACTTTCGCCACAAATCGACTTGGCTACCGAGCCAAGATGGAACCGTTTTGTAGGTACTTTTGGCGAAGACCCAAAACTCGCTACAGATATGGCAAGAGCTTATGTAGATGGATTTCAATCGTCTCCAAAACCCATTGCCGCTTATGAAGGCTGGGGTAACCAAAGTGTAAATGCAATGATCAAACACTGGCCAAGTGGTGGTCCAGAAGAAGGAGGTCGTGATGGACATTTTGCCTATGGAAAATTTGCGGTGTATCCAGGAAATAATTTTGAAATGCATTTAAAAACCTTTATTGATGGGGCGTTTAAATTGAACGGAGGGACTAAAAAAGCATCAGCGGTCATGCCATACTATACGATTTCGTATAACCAAGATAAAAAGTACGGTGAAAACGTAGGGAATGGTTTTAGCAAATATATCGTAACTGATTTGTTGAGAAACAAATACGGCTATGATGGCGTGGTATGTACCGATTGGTTAATTACCGGCGACGAAGGAAAAACACCAGATGTTTTTGCGGGTAAATCATGGGGAACTGAAAAAATGACTATTGCCGAAAGACATTACAAAGTAATGATGGCAGGTGTGGATCAGTTTGGCGGGAACAACGACATTAAACCGGTTTTAGAAGCCTACCAAATGGGAGTAAAAGAACATGGTGAAGTAGCAATGCGTAGCCGTTTTGAAAGATCAGCGGTGCGTTTATTGTTGAACGTATTTAGAGTAGGATTATTTGAAAACGCTTATTTGGATCCAGAACAAACCAAAGCCATTGTTGGTAAACCAGAGTTTATGAAAGCGGGTTATGAAGCTCAGTTAAAATCCATTGTTTTAATTAAAAACCAAAACAAAACCTTGCCAATTGCTAAAGGAAAAACAGTATATGTTCCAAAAAGAACTACACCACCAGGAATTAATTTCTTTGGATTTCCAACACCAGAAAAAACAGAATACCCAGTTAATTTAGAACTGATTAAAAAATATTACAACGTAACAGACGACCCTGCAAAAGCTGATTTTGCTATGGTATTTATCAAAAGCCCTGTAAGTAATGGGTATAGCAGAGCCGATAGAGAAGCAGGAGGAAATGGCTACATGCCAATTAGCTTACAATTGAAAGACTACACTGCGGTAGATGCTAGAGCCCAAAGTATTGCGGCAGGAGATCCTGTGGTAGACCCAACCATTACGAATCGTTCGTATTTAAATAAAACTTCAAAATCCAATTCGTATCCTGATTTGAATACTATTTTAGAAACTAAAAAAGCAATGAATGGAAAACCGGTAGTAATTGCTATTACCGTATCTAATCCAATGGTTTTTGGCGAATTTGAAAAAGAAGTCCATGCTATTGTAGGTGAGTTTGGAGTACAAACAGAAGCCTTGTTAGATATTGTTTCTGGAAAAACAGAGCCATCAGGTTTATTACCATTGCAAATGCCAATAGATATGACTACCGTCGAAAAACAATTGGAAGACGTGCCTCACGACATGATACCGTATAGAGATTCAAACGGGAATGTATATGATTTTGGTTTCGGGTTAAACTGGAACGGCGTAATCAAAGATGCTAGAACAGAAAAGTATAGTGTTAAAAAATAA
- a CDS encoding GNAT family N-acetyltransferase produces the protein MMLQEIPIAEVLVLRQKVLWPDKDIDFVRTPNDDTGIHFGIFLEGQWISCISIFEEEHQRAVFRKFATLFEFQGKGYGSHLLEYSFLYLQQRKCKTVYCSARYEKQGFYKKFGMIPKGEMYLKNGLNYIRMERNF, from the coding sequence ATGATGTTGCAAGAAATTCCAATAGCCGAGGTGCTAGTATTACGTCAAAAAGTACTTTGGCCAGATAAAGACATTGATTTTGTTCGGACTCCAAACGATGACACAGGGATTCATTTTGGAATTTTTCTAGAAGGTCAATGGATTTCTTGTATTTCTATTTTTGAAGAAGAACATCAGCGTGCTGTTTTTAGAAAATTTGCCACTTTGTTTGAGTTTCAAGGGAAAGGCTATGGAAGTCATTTGCTCGAATATAGTTTTTTGTATTTGCAACAGCGAAAATGTAAGACTGTTTATTGTAGCGCTCGCTATGAAAAACAAGGCTTTTATAAAAAATTTGGAATGATTCCCAAAGGCGAAATGTATCTCAAAAATGGATTAAACTATATTCGGATGGAGCGCAATTTTTAA
- a CDS encoding helix-turn-helix domain-containing protein, translated as MEKAESLSEFYRNKFDWLPDNLKNEMGHFNVFDLQPFIGEKAQPIPYKRRDFYKISLAKGNSRVYFADQVVEVKKQALCFSNPQIPYKWEHLEEYKAGSFCIFNTLFFHQFGNLNQYSVFQPNGTHIFELTDEQLAKIEPIYKKMQEEIKSDYVYKYDVLRNLVFELLHFAMKMEPLTSLDNKHLNASQRITALFLELLERQFPIDEVHQRIQLRSASEFATQLNVHVNHLNRAIKEVTQKTTSQLIADRIAQEAKILLKQSLWNVAEIGFALGFQEATHFNSFFKKQLGTSPLKYRKHIFS; from the coding sequence ATGGAAAAAGCAGAATCGTTATCAGAGTTTTATCGAAATAAATTTGATTGGTTACCAGATAATCTCAAAAACGAAATGGGACATTTTAACGTGTTCGATTTGCAACCTTTCATTGGAGAGAAAGCCCAGCCAATTCCATATAAGCGTCGTGATTTTTACAAGATCAGTTTGGCCAAAGGAAACAGTAGAGTGTATTTTGCAGATCAAGTAGTAGAAGTTAAAAAACAAGCGTTATGTTTTTCTAACCCTCAAATTCCCTATAAATGGGAACATTTAGAAGAATATAAAGCGGGCTCTTTTTGCATTTTCAACACTCTTTTTTTTCATCAATTTGGCAACCTTAATCAATATTCCGTTTTTCAACCTAATGGGACACATATTTTTGAGTTGACAGACGAACAACTGGCCAAAATTGAACCGATTTACAAAAAAATGCAAGAGGAAATTAAGTCAGATTACGTTTATAAATACGATGTGTTGCGCAATTTGGTTTTTGAATTATTGCATTTTGCGATGAAAATGGAGCCATTAACTAGTTTGGACAACAAACACTTGAATGCTTCGCAACGCATAACAGCTTTGTTTTTGGAGTTATTAGAACGTCAATTCCCAATAGACGAAGTACACCAGAGAATACAATTGCGTAGCGCTTCTGAATTTGCCACGCAACTTAATGTACATGTCAACCATTTGAATCGAGCCATTAAAGAAGTAACTCAGAAAACGACTTCCCAACTCATAGCAGATCGGATAGCACAAGAGGCTAAAATTTTGTTGAAACAGAGTCTTTGGAATGTAGCTGAAATCGGTTTTGCTTTAGGCTTTCAAGAAGCAACGCATTTCAATAGTTTTTTCAAAAAACAGTTGGGTACTTCACCTCTAAAATACAGAAAACATATTTTTAGTTAG
- a CDS encoding ester cyclase — MKNFLTILAISLTLFACESAADKSEKIAQYNIKFYSKVWDEVINDGKVSVLDTAYAPNVVLHTVPEIKGVANAKAYYANYVTGFSNREFTVKETFAQGNKLTKYWKFKGTHTGDFFGISATGKKIDVEGCTIATIVNGKITEERDFFDNYEFLKQLGLLPK, encoded by the coding sequence ATGAAAAATTTTTTAACAATTTTAGCCATCAGCTTGACGTTGTTTGCTTGTGAAAGTGCGGCAGACAAAAGTGAAAAAATCGCCCAATACAACATCAAATTTTATTCAAAAGTTTGGGATGAGGTTATTAATGATGGCAAAGTTTCGGTTCTAGATACCGCTTATGCACCAAACGTAGTATTGCACACCGTTCCTGAGATTAAAGGAGTGGCTAATGCCAAAGCCTATTATGCCAATTATGTTACTGGATTCTCTAATCGTGAATTTACTGTGAAAGAAACTTTTGCCCAAGGGAACAAGTTAACAAAATACTGGAAATTTAAGGGAACACATACTGGCGATTTCTTCGGTATTTCAGCCACGGGTAAGAAAATTGACGTGGAAGGATGTACCATTGCTACCATTGTTAATGGAAAAATTACAGAGGAAAGAGATTTCTTTGATAATTACGAATTTCTAAAACAACTTGGATTACTACCTAAATAA